In Cryptomeria japonica chromosome 1, Sugi_1.0, whole genome shotgun sequence, the sequence GCAAATTCCAAAAATATCAGAAACTCAAAATTGTGCTTTGATTCATCTCGTGACAGATCTTATCAGCTTCCTAGGGAAGCACTTGACACGTGACTTTCCATATTAAAGGAAGAATCAGTTcacttttatttttaaaattctcaTGTCCTGCTAAAAATAGCTATAATGGGATTGTCATCCAAATCTTTAAATGAATAATCTGCATTTCTTGTGTTAATTTACTTTGCTTTAGTTTACCGCTTTATTAACACATTGAGTTCTTGCACATGTCTAGTAGACATTAATAATGAAAAATTATTCCTCAGTTTCAATGATGATGCTACTGAATACATTTTAATTACACACCGAGTCACAAGATAAGTTATGTATATTGCTGATCGGATTCATTCCAATGGGCATGAGAGTGAGTAGAACTGATAATCATGGCCAAAGTTGTGCAAGCTGTCTACTCAAGTTAGGTTAAGTGTGCGAACTCAATTGAAGATCTCATGCACATTGTGAAAGTGTTTTGAAGCTGATCAAATCAGGGAGACGCTGAGGGTTCAGCCTTGAAGGTCCGCCTACATATCTTCTATATATCTTGATGTATTTGAGATTGGCGTCTCATATTCAGAGTTGGTGCTCAAATCTTGAATTAGAAGATGGAGTCTTCATATGTATTtggtattaaagtaatattgtgATATTTAGTGTGTAATGGTCATCTActtagttttaggaagtttcctttctgtCTTCGTTCTCGATCATTTCTCTTCGTTCTCGATCATTTCTTTTATAGAAATATTGCTTGTACTCTCTATATAAGGAGCTTTCCTCTCCTTTGTTAATATCGAATaatcatttcatggtatcaaagcataggttcttttttggcaaattttttattaaaaaaactcgTGGTCTTTTTACCCATAAATATTGAGGAAACCTCTGGAAGTTTTTTGCctgatttttttgaataaaattgagGGTTTCAATTTTTGGCAATTTTTTGTTTAGACGATAATAATTTGTGGTCGATTCCTAAAAATTTTGTGacaatttttaaaagtttttttttcatttttctagaaCAAAAGTTGTGGGTTTATACTGTTAAATTTGTCAAAGTTAACAAACCGTGGATTTCTCCTTTGCAAATTCATATGCGGCTTTGTTGAAGATCGCACTAGTTTTCTCTAGCTTAAAATCACAAGTCTTTGGCCACGTGTTTTCTCTACGAATTGCAAGACGTTCTGCCATTTTCTTGAACAATTTTCAGCAAATCATGGTCATTCTTCTCTACGCAACGGTCTCCAAGGACGCGTGACCATTATCTCCTTGCAACTTGCGATGTTTTTTACATTGCAGATCACAATTTCTGAACCTAACATGAAAAGTTTTTTTCGGCTCTATGTTTTTCAGCAACAAAATTTTTTGGGTCTTCCTCCCGTGCCACCTGCTTTTTTGAGCAACTAACTCTGCTCACCTAGTGTTCCACGCACCTAGGGAttgttgtgttgcacgattttttcAAGCTAAATCGTGGGTTTTGTGTTGTGGCcaaggttttttttgtttttgatgatttttcacaAAAAATGTGTGAGATTTCTGCTAGCACCATTTTTGCCTGATTTTTGACAAATGTTTCATTTTTTGAGCAACGCCTTGAGATTTGCACCAACAAGGTTTGACGATTTTTTCACAAAATTGTGATGCTACaactttttttttgaagatttttggaCAAAATCATAGGTTTCagtttttttgtcaattttttaaatAGAAGATTTTTTTTAAGTTGATCTCGGTTTCCATGTCTTTGGATAAGAGGAGGGATGGCTttgttacccaacatcatgttgAAAGGCAATCAAAGGTTCAACGACAAGAACTACAATACCTAGAAGCAAAGTATGCTCACTATTTTTGAGTACCGATGTCTAGGCAAGATTGTTTTGGGTAATTTTGCTCGTCCCACAATAGCAGACAAAGACCAAGGCAAAATTGATGAGTGTAACAGTAAAGCGGTTGTGTTGCTCAAGTTATCAATCACCGATGATATGCTTACAGAAGTGCCGTCTCGCAAGACCGCTACTCAAATTTGGACGCACCTAAAGGATTTGCACGAGATGTCAAATAAAGGCGAAGCTTTCTTCCTTCAGAATATGTTGTTCTTGATTATGATGGACGAGAAGATGTCTTTGCAGGATCATCTCATGAAGGTAAAAGATATTCACGATCAACTAGAGGCCATTGATTgcaagatggaagaagaggatataATGGTTATCACATTGAAAAGCTTACCACAATCCTATGAGCACTTCATCGAAACTCTCAACATTACATCCACTAATGTTGACTTAAAGTTTGACGAACTGTGCAATAAGCTCTTGTAGCAAACCAGGTGGAAACAACAATTTGGTAGCAGCAGTGACACGACCAATGTGGAACAAGCATTTACTGCCAAGGATAAAAGACTAAGGCAAGTCCACTTAGCAAAAAGGACAAAGCCAAAGCGCACTTGATAattcttctaagaatctaaaatctatcacatgtcattattgtggcAAACTTGGTCATGTACGTAAGTTCTGCAGAAAGCGGTTGGCTGATTAGAAGTCCAATCAAGGAGAGTTCATGTACAGAAGTTCTGCAGAAAGCAGTTGGCTGATTAGAAGTCCAATCAAGGAGAGTTCATGTACAGAAGTTCTGCAGAAAGCGGTTGGTTGATTAGAAGTCCAATCAAGGAGGGTCTCAGCAACAGACTCATGTCGCAAAGCTTTCTAAAGAGGAGTCAACCTTCTATGCTTTCGTGGCCAAATGATCTATATATATCTCAAGTCTTCTATAGGGTAGctagtagaatgaccattaagggaggataTTAAAGTAATATCGTAATATTTAGCAGGGAATGGTCATctagttagttttaggaagtttcttTTTTGCCTTTCATTCTCAATAATCGGCTAAAAATCGTCAGAATCGTGATTTATCGGGAGTAAATATTCTGGACAATTTAATCTTCCAAAAAAATCGCGgtcgatttttttaaaaaaatcgcaTTGTTTGAAGAGAATAAATCGCGATAAAATCGCAAGCTAATGGAAAAAAATCACGTCTAAAAAAGCGATATCATTTTTTATTCAATGCAACCCTAGAAAGCGAGTTTGAAGAGAGGTTACACAGTCAAGAGTAGAAAACTCTTCTTTATTTAAGTGTTTCATGGAAATAGCATTCGCCAAATTTCGACCATGGAAGTTGAAATTCGGCGGATGTCAAAAGTCCAACCAAAGTTCGCTAAAATTCGTTAAAAGTTCATAGCTGTAAAGCGCactgtttttttattaaaatataattgaaaaaCAAAACGTTTTCTAAGGCTTCATCCCGATAACCCTTCTCGCCCCCGATGTTTTGTTTTTATTACATGCTTAATATCATTtctttattattaagtttttatattattaatttatatcaTGTTTTCATATTTTGTTAATATTATGATTTAtgtaatatattaattttatttatatttattagtcattattttattaatataaatatatctaAATATAATTACATAGTTATAGttataatagttattttattagtATAATCTGATGCCTATAAAGTCATGCATTTAGTGCTTTAGATTTAATAACTCATCCATGGAACTCATCAACGTAAATTCTTTTCTTAAGAGGTAATATGCTATTAtgttctataaatttagtgtatatgtgtgtttttttagcaatattttaagaaattatatattttcaatgtTCACTAAATTTACCAATTTCCTGCCGATTTTTTCCTGAATTTTTGCCGAgtcccaattttttaaaaaatttgggccaaaagatttattgtcgagtaagagtttttcatctttggaTAATATCGAATAATCATTTCATGGGATTGGTGTCTCCATCTAAGGAGGAAATTCctgtaggttggtgcctactaAATATTGTAAGTTCTTTAATAtttttgtgaggctggatttgggcagtagatccaagcaactattttcaccatggtttttccctttcgggTTTCAACGTAAAGCTAGTGGTTTTTGTGTTGACGAGTGCTTATCTCTTGCTTAGCAGTTTTTGTGATGTTTGGAGAagttattaatgataattaatgttGAATTAATTTGGAATTGGCATATACTAATCCAACCCCCTTCCCCCCCTCCCTTATTATATTTGTGTTTAACAGTGACTCTCTCATTAAATTGAAGATATAAAAGGGAAGGGCAATTCATTTATAGAGGGCATGAAAAAACAAAGAATAAATCATCAAGGAAGGAATAATAAAGGGATGAATTTGGaactaaataattattttcaaaagaCAACAATTAAGGATGAATAGTTATGACTCTTTCTAAGGGTAGAAAtcatgaaaggttgtgactcccttGAGAATAATGTATATAAAAGGAAGATAATTTCCTTGGGAGGAGATCATCAAGCAAggaataaataaatcataaatttggaatgaagaaaaaattattggaagtaatttattattctcaaaaggCAGCTATGAAGTGTGGTGACTCAAAACTTGTGAAAGGTGGTGATTCTTTCACCAAAAAATTAAAAAGGAGAGATCATTCTAAGGATTCAAATTCATTCATTAATTTATCATTCATCACTCTATCAATTTAGCATTCATTCAATCATCAAATCAGCAATCGTTTGATCATGTCTCGCCAAAACATTAAATCATCAATCACTAGATCATCACTCATAAATCCATCAAGAGAAGTCATTCAATCATTCACCAATCTTCAATTGGAACAAAGGAAACAATCAAACAAACcagcaatcaatcaatcaattattcAAATCTCAATCATTCAAGTATCAATCCCTTCAAGCATCATTTAAGTATCCACTCATCAATTCTTCAAGAAATGACAATAAAGAGAAATCAAGCAATCGGCAATAATATGGTAAATACTTCAAGAGATCGGTTTTGAATTTGTGGAAATGTTTTGCAAATAGGAAGGACGGCCAGCCTTCGAAGTTCACGACCACTGAAGGACCAGTCATTCTTCATCAAGTACACCACCTCAAGATGGATGGACTGGAGGTCTTGCCATGCTCGTGAGCCAAGAGGCACAATGGACCAAAAATCCATTCCATGCTCTTGGGCTTGGTAGAGGAGGACAGTCTTCATGCTTCTTATCAAGCATGCCACCCTGAGATGGATGGACTAGAGGTCCTACCATGCTCATGGGCTGGGAGGCCGGATGGACCATATCCATTCCATGCTCTCAGGCTTGGTTGAGGAGGACAGCCAGCCTCCAAGGTGGACTGAGGGATGGAATGGATCTAAAATCTTTCCATGCCCTCGCAATACAACGACGACCATCCTTGAAATTGCAGTTTGCAAGCATTTCCAATGAATTCCTAATATGGTTGACTATTGGAATATGCCTTGGaataaaaaattaaagatattCGATATGAATGATGCTTATATGAATTTAGATGCTATCATGGATTCTTGATACTTAATGTTTTTAATGTCAGTTTCTAATGATTAATATCCTTTGCAGGCCCTAATTTTTTAGTTTCTAATGATTAATATCATTTGCAGGCCCTAAACCAGGAATATCATAAAGGGCATTACAATTGGTAattttattataaagttatatTGGTAATGATAATATGATTCTCATCTTAAGTTGGAATTACTGTTTCAAGACTAGATTCAGGTAAGTCCTAAAAAGGGACGTTACTACATCTTTTCCTATAAGGGATGGACATTGGCCACTGTTCATTCGTGAGGAAGCATTCGGTTTGTAGGCTAGGCCTTGGTGCTTAGATTTGCCTTTCTATTTCATCATGTTGAGGCTTTACACTTCTTGTTTCATTGATTTTAAATAGCCTTTTGTACTATGTTCAGCATAACCTGTGCAAGAGTATGCTGGACGAATGCTTCTGGTGGGTTCTTGTGAGTGTTTATGATATGTTTGACTGGGAGAATTAGTGTTCATATGGCTATTCTTTATGTCATTAATGATATTCATTGATATTATGGGTGAGGCTCCTATTGATCCCTCAATTAGTCTATCAAAAATAATAATCTATTTGAGCATGAACCAATGCATTAGGGTACAAGGGGATAGGCGAATTTTGGGTAAAGATGAAGGCTACCTGATAGTGCTGGGAAAATGGTGACAGTGATGCGCTATATTAATATCTGGATGTGCTTGATTGTTCCAGATACCATACGAGATTTATTTGATGAACATGATCAGATGGCAAACAGAATATTTTTAATTCTATCATGATTCAACATTAAGAAATCAGAATTTCCAGATCTATGATTCAAGTTAACTTGCCAGATTCATAGCCCAAATTAGATTTGTTATAGAAAGAAACAACCAAATTAATGATTCAATGTCACTAGCCAAACACACAGTTTAAATTATATTAGCCAACAATATAGAACTGCATCTCCTCCTTGTTTAAACAATCACAATCTACAACTTAAACTACTAAACATCAGAATACAAGCAATAAAATGAGGATAGAACATCTGAGTCAGTCTGCATTTAAAATGGTTTTGGGAAAGAACCCTTTGGCAGTGACACCTATAAAACCTGATCAATTTCATGTCATATGCAGTTAGTCATTGCTTTGTTTTCAAGTTAAAAGTTTTTTGTACATCTCTCTGACTATAGCAAATAAAAATTTCCATTATTTAAAGTTAAACTTTTTGGGTGTTGCAATCATCTATACCACTTGCCGATGTTCCCTGTTCCAAGGGGTATGTTCAGCCATAGAAATGCAAATGACAATGTACAGAAACAACTGTATCGGCATACTGAATATTCAGGAACCCCCTTTTCAAACCCATGCTGGTCTGAATCAGAATTCTGTTACACCAGGCTTCAATAAACAGGTGACAAAGGATACCAATGTAGGTTGGAAATACAGGAAATTTTATGTACAatgcaaatatatataatatatgagaATGGGAGAAACAGCAATTGTAAGTATTACTGGGTAAAGGATCCATTTGAATTTAAAATGCCAATTCTGCACAAAGGATGTTTAACCCTAAATGTTTACTCCAACTATCAATTATCCAAATGTCCACAATTTTCAATATTTATGCAGAAGCCTCCATTTTGAAATCCATGCTACCCTGAATTGGCATTCTATTAAATCAGGCTTCAATAACTAGGTAGGATGCCTAGTTTAAACAGCAAACAAAGGATATCATTCTAGATTGTAATTTGTAAATACGGGAATTTTAATGTACAATGCAAATTAACTATATATATACAATACAAGGATCAGAAAAATGGGAAAAGgatccataatattgaattaaaaacAAATTCTACAAGAAAGATTTTCAACCTAGTTGTTTACTCAAACTTTGCAATtattaaaatgcatacaaaagaATTTTTCATAAATTCGTATCCATCCAAAACATGCAAAGCTCAAATCTCTCAGATGATTTTAAGCAGACTTGCTTATTGCTCATGATAACAAAATCTAAGGGCTGTTTAAGTTGCTCACCACAAATAAAATCGCTACTTAAGCCAACATCGGGAATAATACTCCGTATTCTTTCCACAAGTTCCAAATAAGCTTCTCGTGTATAACCCCGACGCATTCTTTCAAGAACATTTGTGTTTCCACTCTGTGCTGGTAGATGAATACTTTTACAGATGTTATGTCGATCTCTCATCAGGTACAAGAGGTCATCAGGAAAATCCTTTGGGTGAGGAGATGTGAACCTGAACCGCATTTCAGGATATTCAATAGACAAACAGTCTAATAGATTTGAAAAGCGCAATCCAGTATCCTTCACCTTGCACATACTGGAAAAACCTTGGCTAAGGTTCCAACTGTTTTCTGTTGAAACCTCATTCTTCTCACCGAGGATAGATATATCATTATAACTATTCACATTCTGGCCCAGAAGCATTACTTCTTTCACACCTTGTTCCCAAAGCTCTCCAACCTCCCTCACAATGGATTCTACCGGTCGGGACCTCTCCCTACCTCGTGTGAAAGGGACAATACAAAATGAGCACATATTGTTGCAGCCGCGCATTATTGAAACAAACGCTGTAACGGAATTGCTAGCAATTCTTACAGGTGAAATATCGGCATATGTTTCCTCAAGGGACAAAAGTGTATTAACTCCTTTTTGACCATAATCTACAGCTTCTAGCAAGCGAGGTAAGTCTCGATAAGCATCAGGACCACACACTACATCCACCATCTTATCTGCTTcaattattttttctttcaaacGTTCTGCCATGCATCCCAGCACGACAATCTTTGGAGGAACAACTGACCATGCTCGCCGTTTCTGAATGTTCGTTTTCCACTCCCTTTTCAGAAACCAAAAGTAGTTAAGCCTCTGCCACACCTTTTGTTCAGCATTTTCACGAATCGCACATGTGTTGATGAAGATGACCTCAGCATTCTCTGGTGTATCTACAACTTCTGTATATCCAACACTTTTCATGATTGCCAGAACAATTTCCATGTCATTGACATTCATTTGGCACCCATATGTTTCATGATAAATGCGCCCTTTGAGGGTGTTTTGTACAGCTGAAGGCCTGGGTCATCCCAAAAAAACATGGCATGACAATTTACTCACTATAGAGAAGTTACATAACCTCATATGGATGGAAAACATCTAGCAGTTACATGATaatataaagaaaaatgaaaactAAATAGTCCATGAATAAATAAGCAAAGAACTTTCTTTTGAAACCAAAAAGATAAATATAAACTGCAGAAAATGTCTCAGAAAAAATTGTCGGTTACTGGATCTAATTCTTCTCCTACAAGAAAAGCTTTGCAAAATTACATACATTTTAGGCTAAAATCATAGAGTTGCTTAAACATGTAGCACCATCTAAGATGAGAAGATGAAAGTGAGCATCTCCTTGGCGGTATAACTTTATGATGTGCATGCTTAAACAAAACAACAAATGTATAACCAAAACCATTACTTAAGGTCATTCCAAAATCTAGACACTATAAGGAAGTTCCTAATCCAcaagatgcaaaacaaacatttctAGTCTAAGGTTTGAATACCTAAGGATTTGTAGAAAGCCAGTACATTCTAGCATTTAGTAGCACGGTGAGACCATGTGTACTTTTAGGGGTAGATTCGACGAGCCATAACAAAGCATGTGAATATATTCAGATCACTTGGATACCCCCTTTACAACCTCCCCCAATAGCCTATTAGTCCTCCGATGGCTTCTTATATTGAGAACTTCATGCATACTGATGGCATCATCATTCATCTAATTATTCCAACCATTAACAGTCAGGTTGCCTTAACATCCCTTTGGCTAGATAATGTAATTTCTCAATTCTCACTAATTACAAGCTTAAATGGATTACCATGATATGAAAGGCAATAGAATTTATCAATTTTCAGTTATCTTGTTAATCATGCGATCCAAAGGAGATACCAATATTTCTACAGAAACTTCAAATTGTCCCTTGCTACATTTTTTCGTTATCCAATCAGAAGTGCTCGCTCCTTCAAGTTTGAAAAGTAAACACTTTTAGGTGTCAGGTTCTACAAAGGACTCCCATAAGCACCAACTTGATTACTTCCTTCTTTCAGTATATCCAATCATTGGTAGTGTCAAGGTCTCTTATTGTACCACCCAAAAAAGCAAAAATCACCAAAAATGTGCAAAAAATTGCGGAACAGACATGCTGCCagttttttgaaaacaaaaatcaacaaaattggtAACAAGTTTGACTGTTTTTTTCTGGGTCACCTAGATTTTAACACATTAATACAACATttagttttattttcttatttaaggcatttttttgagaaattggaaattttttgggagaacatGCATAAACTTCACAAGTTTTTGTTTGGTAGTGTATGTTGATCTACTAGTGCACCAATGGAAAGCACTAGAAACTGTCTATTAGACTAATTGTCATTCTGAATGAAAACTTGGAATGCTTTAAGTTTTACCCATGCCCATGAGAAAGTGCAAATAATCTAGCATAAACTTTATCTGCTATTGAGCAATGAGATGCTTTAGATTTTACCCATGCCCCTGAGAAAATACAAATAATCTAACACAAATTTTATCTGCGCTCAAGCGATGAGATGCAAATTTAAAGGATTAAAACTCCTTAATAAGTTTCATTGATCTCGTTGGTATCATATGTATGTAAACTGATTGAATTAGGGATTCACCAATCTTGTTAATCCATTGGTAAACTTTATAAATCTTGTTAGAATGTACCACTGATTCCACGTAATATTAGATCTCACTACCATAGAATAAATATACCTCTTCTAATAATGGAtatgaaagaaaaataataaagaaattaaTGACGGCTCTTTGATTAAGATCTTTAAATATAAATATTGATGAGGAACAAATCTAAATAGGAATTTCATCTTGGTTGGTTGCACAAGCCCACAATGCTTATAAGTTataattttcaaataaaatttaaaactcacGCAGCCAGATTTTGAGTATAAGAAGCCAGGGAATTGATATAACTTTGCAGGTCATTAAAATAACTTCTTTGTTGAGTGCAATGTGCTATGCTCATGACTCTAGAACCATATATATATAACGGTGAAATTTGCACACCCATTTTGGACCTTTAAAATGAGCTTCACACACAAATGGATTAGTAACaacaaattcaaaactcaaacaatAGCACATTTGGATAGAGCAAAACAATGAAGATAATGAACAAAATGCAAAATATAAACAAACAAAACAGTATTTATACATTCATTGTTGGTTAGTGGAtatgctccaatggatgaatgtaGATGCTCTTTGGACTTTGTTACTCAGTGGACAGCATGAGGGTGAAagtgaatagattgatcaagaaaaTAGCAACATAAGGATGGATGATCAAATGGGAGGGGAAGCCTCTCATTAAATAGATTCTCTAAGAGGAAAATGTAAGGCCAAGATGTAAGAttgaatggagggctaggatttgaGGTAAATGGTTTAAAGTCATAGCATTATGACAAATGCTACAAGGCAAAGGAAGATTCAAGATCAAAGGATGGGATTTCATCAAAGATGTAGGATTAAATGAGAAGAGGGCAAGTGGCATGTGAGGTGGAAGGTCAAGCTCGCTCACACATGTGAGTAAGGTGGCATGTGTGGAAGATATGCTCACACGTGTGATTGTTTTGAGGTGGAGATTAAGTCAAGCTCAAGAAATGAGGTGGAGAATTAGCATGCCCACACGTGTGAGCAAGGAGCAGGATGGGTTAACAGACTCACACATGTGGGAGTGTAGAGGGGGTTGTGGTGGAAAGCTAGCATGCTCACACATGGAATGGGCTAAGTTGGCATGCTCACACATGTGGGAGCATGGGGGGAGTGAGGACACATGGAAAAAAGAGAACAATCAAGATTAAAATCCATGTCGATGAATTAAATGGTTAGGAATAAAAGGGAAAGGACTGAGGATGATGTGGAATATTAAATTAGAAGAAATGTTGGGAGGGATTAATTGTTGgttgtaattagggctggcggattccaattgccttgggcaacattggaatccgcctcctTAATATAGGGCCTGGCCCAATACCTTTTGGTGCACTCAAAAGGTTCCACGCTTCACTCAAACCCACtcgcctccttgatagggccgaccctatctcaCTTAacctaaaaagaaattaaaataaataaaagatctaaatgcaaagAAGGCCGACATAAATAAAAAGGAATATGATTCATATAAAGATGGCGTATACTTCTCAATATATTCATTCAGTTTCATGCACATGCAAAACATATTTGGTGAAGGCGAAATTAATAGAAGGGAAAACTACTTACAATGCG encodes:
- the LOC131028264 gene encoding CDK5RAP1-like protein, producing the protein MTPITHTFPLNFNLPKMSILNHTCIKPVFLHNQHRQQNWRSFIVGWKAPVTVTSSHVIRSTANSKRLFLQYFSDSQLQKPKKKKAGPDLNYFVLKAQAQASSQLSSEIEPSAVQNTLKGRIYHETYGCQMNVNDMEIVLAIMKSVGYTEVVDTPENAEVIFINTCAIRENAEQKVWQRLNYFWFLKREWKTNIQKRRAWSVVPPKIVVLGCMAERLKEKIIEADKMVDVVCGPDAYRDLPRLLEAVDYGQKGVNTLLSLEETYADISPVRIASNSVTAFVSIMRGCNNMCSFCIVPFTRGRERSRPVESIVREVGELWEQGVKEVMLLGQNVNSYNDISILGEKNEVSTENSWNLSQGFSSMCKVKDTGLRFSNLLDCLSIEYPEMRFRFTSPHPKDFPDDLLYLMRDRHNICKSIHLPAQSGNTNVLERMRRGYTREAYLELVERIRSIIPDVGLSSDFICGFCGETEEEHIDSLSLLQSVGYDMAYMFAYSMREKTHAHRNYTDNVPDDVKQRRLTELINAFREATGQRYDSQVGTIQLVLVEGPNRRAPESELIGKNDRGHRVSFRNVPLADLNVFPIDIDDAGDRSFKSAANLEREDHKRNPSIGNYVEVLITNSTRATLFGEALGLTTLNNFYRKTLTTQK